ACGAGGAGAAACACCGCGCCTGCGAGGCCGCCGTCGCGGCCGACGCGACGATGGTCAAGACCTCGACGGGGTTCGCCGACGGGGGTGCGACCGTCGAGGATGTCGAACTCATGAGCGAGTACCTCCCCGTCAAGGCCAGCGGCGGGGTCGGCAGCTACGACGAGGCGATCGCCATGTTCGAGGCCGGAGCCGATCGGATCGGCGCCTCGAGTGGAGTGGCGATCGTCGAGGGCGCACCGACGCTGGACTAGAGCCGAGTACCGAGGTCTCGGATCGCGGCTTCGGTTGGGCCCCGGCAGGATCGCCCGCGGAACACAACGATTTTCTTCGATACATGATCAATAGGTCCTATGCTCGAACCGGTTCGGGCGCGCGTTCGCGCGCTCGCAGATCGGATCCGTCGACTCGAGCGACGGGAACTCGACGCCTTCGTGCGGTGGATCGAACACACGGGAAACCTCCTGCACCTCTCGGTGCTCGTGTTCGTCCCGCTGCTCATCGCCGTGGTGACCTGGCTGTCGAACGTCACGGCTGCGATTTCGTTTCTCCTGTTCCCGCCGCTGGCGTCCGGAACGTACACGCTCTTTGCCGATCCCGAGGGCCGATACTCCACGCCGACGAAGTTCGTGGGCGGGATGACCGTGGGTGCGCTCTGTGGGTGGCTCGCCCTCGCACTGGCGACGTCGGCAGGGTTGAACGGCGGTCCCATCAGCGCGTCCGGTGCAGCCCTCAGCGTCTTCTTCACCGGCGCCGCAACCTGGGCGCTCGATCTGGAGGAACCGACGGCGTTTTCGACCGCGCTGCTCGTCCTCGTCACCGGCAACGCGAAATTCGCGTACGTCCTCGGAATCGTCGTCTCGAGTACGTTCGTCGCGGCCGCCTTCGCTATCTGGCGGGATCGCTTCTACGAAGAGCGAGCGCGCTATCTCTACCAGACGACCAACGCCGACGATCACGTGCTCGTCCCGGTCGGCGACGACTCGGAGACGGTCGCGCGGTTCGCCGCCGAACTCGCCGGCGCCCACGAGGCCGGGAAGGTCGTCCTCTTCGACGTCGTCGGCGCGGTCCCGGCCGGACACAGCGACCTCGAGTCAGCCGCCGACGAGGCGGCGACGGCCGCCGAACGAGCGGCCAGCGACGCGGTCCACGACCTCGAGTCGTTCGCGGACGACCTCCAGGCCGAGTACGACGTCCCCTGCGAGGTCGTCGTCGCGGGTGGCGATCGACGCTCGTCGGGGCTCGTCCTCCAGACCGCCCGGCGGAACAACTGCGATCTCATCGTCGCTCCCTACGAGGAAGACGATCGTGGCGGGCTCTCGTCGTTCATCAGGGGGCTGTTCGACAGCGAGATCGACGTCATCGCGTTCCGCTCGAACGACGGCCGCCGCCGGTGGCGCCGCGGGCTGGTCGCGGTCCGGGGATCCGGCGACACCGCTCGCACGATGGTCGACTTCTCGTTGCGGCTCACCGAGTCCGCCTGGCCGGTCAGCGTCGCGACCTGCATCGACGAGGAGTCCCGGCGGCGGAGCGCGGAAAACACGCTCGCGGACCTCGTCGACGCCTTTTCGGGCCGCTTCGAGACCCACGTCGTCACCGAGTCGGTCGAGGCGTACCTCTCGCGCGTGGCTCGCCGCTACGACGTGCTCTTCGTCGGTTCGAGTACCGATCGGTCGGCGGCCTCGCGGTTCGTCTCGCCGCCGACGTTCCGGAAGCTCAGCGATCTCGAGACCGACGTCGCGATCGTCCACCGCGGCCGCCACCGATAGCCGCTTCCGGCGCGTGGTTCGAACGTATCACTTCGCGCCCATGATCCGATCGATCAGTTCCGTTTTGTCGCTGCCGAGGGCCGATCGCACCAGCAGGTGACCGCCCAGCATGGAGGGGCTGATCACCGCGTCCGCGCCGGCGCGCTCGAGTTTCTTGACGTTCTCGCGGTCGGTCGCGGCGGCGACGATCCGCGTGTTGGTCGCCAGTTGCCTGGCCGTGAGAATCGCCAGCGCGTCCTGTGCGTCGTGCTGCGTCGCGACGACGACCGCCATCGCGCGGTCGATCTTCGCGCGCTGAAGCGGCTCCTCGTCGCTCGGGTCGCCCGTGACGACCGGCAGCCCCCGGTCGGTGAGGGAAGTCGTCGCGTCGCGGTCGTTCGTCACGACGACGAACTGGCGGTCGCTGCGTGCGAGTTCGTCGACGATCGGTTCCGTCAGTTCGCCGTAGCCGAGCACGAGGATGTGCTCGTCGAGCAGTTGGAGCTGTGATTCGGTCATCTTTCCGAGTGTTTTCGAGATTCTGGCCTGGATCGCCGGGCCGACGAGCGCCCCGATTGCGATACCGAAGCTGGCAACGCCGAGCACGAGGACGGACATCGTGAACAGCATCGCCTCGGTCGACGCCGGATCCGGCGTGACGTCGCCGTAGCCGACCGTGCTCGAGGTGATCAGGGTGAAGTAGAACGCGTCGAGGATGTTGTTTATCCCGTTGAAGTCCTCTCGGAGCGTGTAGCCGCCGATGGTGCCGTACAGCTGGACCCCGAGGAGTGCCGCGCCGGCCGCGATCTGGGTCGTGGTGAGCGAGAGCGGTTTGTCGAACCGCTTTCGAGTGAGTAGAAGGACCGGGATCGCGACCAGCGAGAGGACGACCAGCGGGAGCGAGTACCGGCTGGTTTGGAGCAGTCCCTGCGCTGCGGTCATCGGCAGGAGGAAGAGCGTCGCCCACCACCCCGCTCGAAGCCCGCGCCGGAGCGCGAGTGCGCTGCCGACCATCAGGAAGCCGGTGAGTGCGCCGGTGAAGCCGGCGGCGTCCCGGACGGCAACGGGAACGTATCCCTCGAAGGGGCCCGAGACGTTCTGGGTTCCGATGTGGATGACCGCCGTGACGACCGAGAGCAGCGCGACGACCAGGACGAGGACGATGGCCGCACGCGTCGTAAGGACTCGCCGCCAGTTGTCCGGCAGTCGCGCTCGAAGCGACCGGTCGTCGACCATACACACTGCTGGGCGACGGCGTCAGTTAAACGTCTCCGTCTCGACCCGAGGCGCAGTCGTCCGGCGCCGGGACCGGACGGCCGAGATCGGCGAGTGACGCCGTCCGATTCAGCAGCGGCCGTTGCCGGTGCACCTTTAACGCTTCCGCGCCACTGCCCTCCAATGCCATCGCTTCCGGTCGAGATACTGCTCGGCGTCTATCTCGGTCTGCTGACCGGCATCGTTCCGGCGCTGGTCGCCGGTTCACTCGGCTTTCTCGTCCGGTACTTCAGCGGCGTCACGCTCCCCGGGTTCGGTGTGGTCGTGCTCGCGCTGTCGATCGCCAGCGTCCAGGGCGGACTGCTCGGACTCGTCGAGCCGAGCATCGCGCAGTCGCCACGACTGCTGGTCGCGGTGCTGGTCGTCCTGATGCTCGCCCTGTACGCGCACGATCAGGGCGACAAACTCGGTGCCGAACTCCCGCGGCGCCTCTCGCTGACCGCCCTCCGCCAGCGGACGCTCTCCGCCGACGTCGTCGAACTCGTCGGGACCGTCGGCCAGGTCACGATTCGTCCGACCGGCGAGATCCGCGACATGGAGGGATATCCGCCGCTACCGGAGCCCCTCCGGAAGACGCTCAGGGCCGGGTCGTGGAAACTCCCCGCGGACCTCCCGCTGTCGGAACTCGAGGTCCGCCTCGAAGAACGGCTCCGCACCGACCACGACCTCGCGGACGTCGACGTCTCGATCGACGAGCGGGCGCGGGCGACGATCGTCGCTGCACCGCCGTCCGGAACCCTCTCGCGGCGCGTCCCGGCGGGGAAGCGGGCGGTCTCGCTCGCCACGCTGGTGCCGACGGGGCTCGACCGCGGCGACGAGGTGGCCGTCCGGACGGCCGATCGGACGATCGGGGGGCCGGTCCTGAGCGTTCGGACGCCTGCCGACGCCGAGTCCACCGCGATCGGGGGTAGCGACGAATCAGTGGCGGAAGCGCCGACCGTCCCCGACGGCGGCGAGGAGTCGACGACGTCGGTCCCTCCGGGGCGGGGGACCGGGGCCAGTCCCGGCGGAACCGGTCGCGTCACCATCGCCGTGGCCCGGCGGGACGTGGAACCGCTGTTCGCGGCGGAACAGCCCCGACTCGTCGTCCGATCGCGGGGGACGAACCGCGAGTTCGAGGCGTTCGCGCTGGCCAAACGAGCCGGGTACGCGATCCGACGGGTCACCGTGGGGTCGGCCGGTGCGCTCGAGGAACCGCGGCCATCGGCGGACGTGACGGTCGTCGCGGTCCGGCGGCAGGGAAGTGAGACCGCCGGTCGTCGACACGGCTGGGTGTTCGGTCCCGGGATCGAACGGTCGCTCGCGGTCGGCGACGAGGTGTTCGTCGCGGGTCCGGAGGCGGTCGTCGAGGAATTCGCGGAGGCGATCGGCCGATGAGCGGTGTCGTCGCCCTCACGAGCGCGATGACCGGGGGCGATCCCGCGTGAACGCGGTCGTCGCACAGCAGGCCTCCCCGGAACTGCTGGAGGTGCTGCTCGACGTGCTCGGTCGCTTCCTGGGGTTCGCGGTCCTCGCGGGCGGCACGGCGGCCATCGCGGCCGTCGCCTTCCGCTGGTACAGCGACGACGAACTCCCGGAGGGGGTCGGCGTCCTGCTCGGTATTTCGATGGTCGCGATCTGGTTGAATACCACCGCCGCGCTCCAGGACGCGATCATCGGCGAGACGCCGCTTCTCGACTCCGAGACGGCCGTCTACACCGTCGTCACCTTCGTCGTGAGCGCGATCGCCGCGGACGGCGGCCGGCGGATCGGGGATCGCCTCGCCCGCGACGTGTTCGTGCTCGCGGCGCCCCGGACGATCGACGACGTGACCCAGCTCGTCCGATCGGCCGGTCGGGTGGTGACCCTCGAACTCCCCGACGAGATCGAGGACGTGGACGGCTACGATCCCGTCGACGACGCGACGAAGGCGGACCTCGCCGGCCAGACGCTTCACTTCCCGCGGCGACTCACCGTCGACCAGCTTCGGGACCGATTCGTCGATCGGCTCGCGCGCGACCACGGCATCGGTCACGTCGACGTCGAGTTCGCCGCCGACGGCTCGATCGAGTACCTCGCGCTGGGCAGTCGTCCGGCCGGGATCGGGCCGACGCTCGCGCCGGGGACCGTTGCCGTCGCGCTCCGTGCCGATCCGGCAGCCGACGCGAGTCCCGGTGACGCCGTCCGCCTCTGGCGTCGCGACGGGGACTCCTACCGGCCCGTCACCCGGGGCGAACTCCGGGGCACCGCCGAGGACGTGGCGACGGTCGCCGTCGACGCCGACGACGCGGCCGAACTCGAACCCGACGCCGATTATCGGCTCGCGACCCTCCCCGGAAACCCGGGCGCGGAACGCGATCTCGTCTCCCTGCTCCGGGCCGCCGACGAGACGGTGACGACGCTCGCCGTCGACGAGGGCGACCCGCTCGCAGGCGCGACCGTCGGATCGCTGCCGGTGCTCGTACTCGCGATCGATCGGGGCGACGACCCGATCGCGCTGCCGGCCGACGACACCGCCCTGAAAGCGGGCGACGTCGCCTACGTCTTGGCTCGACCGGAGGCCCTGCGCCGACTCTCGACCGGATCGATCGACGGGGCCGACGGGGCAGTCGACGAGGCCGTCGATCGTCGAACGGAGCGGTAGCTACTTGGCGTCGGCACCGATAGCGCCACCTATGCCCACGAAGTGGAAACTGTTCGCCGATCTCGCCGAACGCGCGGGCGACAAACACGTCACCGTCGACGCCGACGCCGGCGATACCGTCGGCGACGCGCTCGAAGACCTGCTCGTCGACGCGCCCGAACTGGAGGGGCGCGTCCTCGACAGCGACGGCGAGCTTCGATCGCAGATCAACGTCCTTCGCAACGGAACGAACGTCCTCGTCGAAGAAGAGGGGCTCGAGACGGAACTCGACGAGAGCGACGAACTGGCGCTGTTTCCGCCGGTCAGCGGCGGCTGATTCCGCGCTGGTTGACCGCGATCGGCGTGCGATCGGATCACACGTATCGTTCGGGTCGGTTCTGACGATCGGTTCCTCGACGGGGCCGACGGGACGGGAAGGCGGGACGTCCTCCCTAGCGGTTACGAGCCGTGAGCGAGATACTCTTCACGCCGTACTTCTGGCACGCCCCCTGTGCTTGCTCCGAGATGAAATCGTACTGCGGATTCTCCCTGACCTCGACGTCGCGGAAGCCGGCCGCTTCGATCATCGCCGTGTAGTCGTTGATCTGTTCGGCGCCGCCGATACACGCCGCCCAGAGATCCGAACTGGTCTTGATGCTGTCGGGCATCTGGGTTTCGCTGATGATGTCCGAGATTCCGAGTCGCCCTCCCGGTCTGAGTACTCGATTCGTCTCCCGGAAGACTCGCTCTTTCTCCGCGGAGAGGTTGATGACGCCGTTCGAGATCACGACGTCGAACGACTCGTCCTCGAACGGGAGGTCTTCGACGTAGCCGTGTTCGAACGAGACGGAGTCGAATCCGCCCTCGTCGCGAAGCTGCCGTGCGTTCTCCAGTTGTGCCTCCGTCATATCGAGGCCGGTCACGCTCCCGGTGTCGCCGACGTGACGCGCCGCGACGAACGCGTCCGTACCGGAGCCGCTCCCCAGATCGAGTACGTCGTCGCCCTCCCGTACGTCGACGAGTTCGAAGTGATAGCCGACGCCCGCGAAGGACTCGACCGCGGCCTCGGGGACCGCATCGAGGTCCGCTGCCGGATAGCCGAGCCGCGCTGCCAGCGGGCGTCCCATCTCGAAGTGGAACTCCTCGTCGGGGGTCTCGGCGACGGCCCGGTACACGCCCTTGACCTCCTGTTCGAGTTTGTCGACGTCGAGGGATTCATTCACGTTCGATCACCGCCTGCAGTCTGTGCCCGGCCGAACCGTGTGATACGTACGGTGCTGTCATGGGTGTGATACGTACGGTGCTGTCATGGATTCGTTTCGCCTCCGTGCGTGAATCGCTACGGTCGACTGGGATAGATAGGTATCTCGTGGCGTTTTCGCACGCACTGCCCTCCTCGCACCCGATGAATACCGGTCACCGGCTGCAAGCCGGA
The nucleotide sequence above comes from Halosolutus halophilus. Encoded proteins:
- a CDS encoding HPP family protein yields the protein MLEPVRARVRALADRIRRLERRELDAFVRWIEHTGNLLHLSVLVFVPLLIAVVTWLSNVTAAISFLLFPPLASGTYTLFADPEGRYSTPTKFVGGMTVGALCGWLALALATSAGLNGGPISASGAALSVFFTGAATWALDLEEPTAFSTALLVLVTGNAKFAYVLGIVVSSTFVAAAFAIWRDRFYEERARYLYQTTNADDHVLVPVGDDSETVARFAAELAGAHEAGKVVLFDVVGAVPAGHSDLESAADEAATAAERAASDAVHDLESFADDLQAEYDVPCEVVVAGGDRRSSGLVLQTARRNNCDLIVAPYEEDDRGGLSSFIRGLFDSEIDVIAFRSNDGRRRWRRGLVAVRGSGDTARTMVDFSLRLTESAWPVSVATCIDEESRRRSAENTLADLVDAFSGRFETHVVTESVEAYLSRVARRYDVLFVGSSTDRSAASRFVSPPTFRKLSDLETDVAIVHRGRHR
- a CDS encoding NAD-binding protein; protein product: MVDDRSLRARLPDNWRRVLTTRAAIVLVLVVALLSVVTAVIHIGTQNVSGPFEGYVPVAVRDAAGFTGALTGFLMVGSALALRRGLRAGWWATLFLLPMTAAQGLLQTSRYSLPLVVLSLVAIPVLLLTRKRFDKPLSLTTTQIAAGAALLGVQLYGTIGGYTLREDFNGINNILDAFYFTLITSSTVGYGDVTPDPASTEAMLFTMSVLVLGVASFGIAIGALVGPAIQARISKTLGKMTESQLQLLDEHILVLGYGELTEPIVDELARSDRQFVVVTNDRDATTSLTDRGLPVVTGDPSDEEPLQRAKIDRAMAVVVATQHDAQDALAILTARQLATNTRIVAAATDRENVKKLERAGADAVISPSMLGGHLLVRSALGSDKTELIDRIMGAK
- a CDS encoding potassium transporter TrkA, whose product is MPSLPVEILLGVYLGLLTGIVPALVAGSLGFLVRYFSGVTLPGFGVVVLALSIASVQGGLLGLVEPSIAQSPRLLVAVLVVLMLALYAHDQGDKLGAELPRRLSLTALRQRTLSADVVELVGTVGQVTIRPTGEIRDMEGYPPLPEPLRKTLRAGSWKLPADLPLSELEVRLEERLRTDHDLADVDVSIDERARATIVAAPPSGTLSRRVPAGKRAVSLATLVPTGLDRGDEVAVRTADRTIGGPVLSVRTPADAESTAIGGSDESVAEAPTVPDGGEESTTSVPPGRGTGASPGGTGRVTIAVARRDVEPLFAAEQPRLVVRSRGTNREFEAFALAKRAGYAIRRVTVGSAGALEEPRPSADVTVVAVRRQGSETAGRRHGWVFGPGIERSLAVGDEVFVAGPEAVVEEFAEAIGR
- a CDS encoding TrkA C-terminal domain-containing protein, whose product is MNAVVAQQASPELLEVLLDVLGRFLGFAVLAGGTAAIAAVAFRWYSDDELPEGVGVLLGISMVAIWLNTTAALQDAIIGETPLLDSETAVYTVVTFVVSAIAADGGRRIGDRLARDVFVLAAPRTIDDVTQLVRSAGRVVTLELPDEIEDVDGYDPVDDATKADLAGQTLHFPRRLTVDQLRDRFVDRLARDHGIGHVDVEFAADGSIEYLALGSRPAGIGPTLAPGTVAVALRADPAADASPGDAVRLWRRDGDSYRPVTRGELRGTAEDVATVAVDADDAAELEPDADYRLATLPGNPGAERDLVSLLRAADETVTTLAVDEGDPLAGATVGSLPVLVLAIDRGDDPIALPADDTALKAGDVAYVLARPEALRRLSTGSIDGADGAVDEAVDRRTER
- a CDS encoding ubiquitin-like small modifier protein 1 — encoded protein: MPTKWKLFADLAERAGDKHVTVDADAGDTVGDALEDLLVDAPELEGRVLDSDGELRSQINVLRNGTNVLVEEEGLETELDESDELALFPPVSGG
- a CDS encoding methyltransferase domain-containing protein, producing MNESLDVDKLEQEVKGVYRAVAETPDEEFHFEMGRPLAARLGYPAADLDAVPEAAVESFAGVGYHFELVDVREGDDVLDLGSGSGTDAFVAARHVGDTGSVTGLDMTEAQLENARQLRDEGGFDSVSFEHGYVEDLPFEDESFDVVISNGVINLSAEKERVFRETNRVLRPGGRLGISDIISETQMPDSIKTSSDLWAACIGGAEQINDYTAMIEAAGFRDVEVRENPQYDFISEQAQGACQKYGVKSISLTARNR